One Fibrobacter sp. UWR2 DNA window includes the following coding sequences:
- a CDS encoding DUF1926 domain-containing protein: protein MKPTISFVLQLSPSTAYKNLEAVARNVLDGLDVLLTSGLVKCSVYMDGPTIKMLRKVAKPLAFGKIRNGISEGILEFLGGGYYDPMLPLFPEEAQSLQLDRHREILKKYFGIEPQGYFNSSFVWEMGMTAVLEKSGFDYALVSEAAVQATVGRSTPVSGWFTVEDKGSLMRIVPVADALTRAIENDDLRWRVIAESYCHGGKSAVVVLDLPPNPEEIVAFFERLVDFVETNDVQTWPVGYLINQLPPEGSLSYLMSSGKKLGLPASAVTCRETLVRRPEINLFQKTFLSLYRRGQATLEGKDFDDFCEALMPAMSPIFFRDLGNAEGMRCMNVRDWGFRYLTAASHLLDSKLSFDGLRMEVCDYLLQGRKQIWAGNNDIMFLLDYHAGGALRVFCHKDSEVNLLNAWRDDAEPSFGFLDCLLPNADLTASQIDQALSMREYLLKDPYEYRIKRIDSGAEIELLEEQGFTVGAKRGVFHVAKTFGLNTSSAELAVDYRIENSTYMDSRCFFGTIFEFGLLGEDSGKITIDGFDLKWDGKSPMVYPEASKLTIHDYGRKCVVTMKFGSPAAVFVGAIFGASSAAAPEMYQGVRVYPFWRTALTVAEEKKFKINISVSKG from the coding sequence ATGAAACCGACGATTTCATTTGTGCTCCAGCTGTCGCCTTCGACTGCGTATAAGAATCTTGAGGCGGTTGCCCGCAACGTACTAGATGGCCTTGACGTGCTGCTTACGTCTGGATTGGTGAAATGTTCGGTCTATATGGATGGCCCGACCATCAAGATGTTACGCAAGGTGGCGAAGCCGCTCGCGTTCGGCAAGATCAGGAATGGCATAAGTGAAGGCATCCTGGAATTTCTTGGCGGTGGCTACTACGACCCGATGCTCCCGCTGTTCCCCGAAGAGGCGCAGTCCCTGCAATTGGACCGGCATCGTGAAATCCTGAAGAAGTATTTCGGTATTGAGCCGCAGGGTTACTTCAATTCCTCGTTCGTGTGGGAAATGGGCATGACTGCCGTGCTCGAAAAGTCGGGGTTCGATTATGCGCTTGTGAGCGAGGCTGCTGTACAGGCGACCGTTGGACGCTCGACTCCGGTGTCCGGCTGGTTCACCGTAGAAGACAAGGGCTCGCTGATGCGCATTGTGCCCGTAGCCGATGCGTTGACCCGCGCGATAGAGAACGATGACCTGCGTTGGCGCGTGATTGCGGAATCGTACTGCCATGGCGGGAAGTCTGCGGTCGTGGTCCTGGACCTGCCTCCAAACCCCGAAGAGATTGTCGCGTTTTTCGAGCGTCTTGTTGATTTTGTGGAAACGAACGACGTACAGACCTGGCCCGTGGGTTACCTGATTAACCAGCTCCCGCCGGAAGGTTCGCTAAGCTACTTGATGTCTTCGGGTAAGAAACTCGGACTTCCGGCTTCGGCAGTGACTTGTCGCGAGACGCTCGTGCGTAGGCCCGAAATCAACTTGTTCCAGAAGACGTTCCTAAGCTTGTACCGTCGCGGCCAGGCTACCCTTGAAGGCAAGGACTTCGATGACTTCTGCGAAGCGCTGATGCCTGCGATGTCCCCGATATTCTTCCGCGACCTGGGAAATGCGGAAGGCATGCGCTGCATGAACGTGCGCGACTGGGGTTTCCGCTACTTGACTGCAGCATCGCACCTGCTTGATTCCAAGCTCTCGTTCGACGGGCTCCGCATGGAAGTCTGTGACTACCTGCTACAGGGGCGCAAGCAGATATGGGCTGGCAATAACGACATCATGTTCCTGCTTGACTACCATGCGGGTGGCGCGCTGCGAGTTTTTTGCCATAAGGATTCCGAGGTCAATCTCCTCAATGCCTGGCGCGATGACGCGGAACCTTCGTTCGGGTTTCTCGACTGCCTGTTGCCGAATGCCGATCTGACCGCATCGCAGATAGACCAGGCGCTTTCGATGCGCGAATACCTGCTGAAGGACCCGTACGAATACCGCATCAAGCGAATCGATTCGGGCGCGGAGATAGAGCTCCTCGAAGAGCAAGGCTTTACGGTCGGTGCGAAGCGCGGTGTTTTCCATGTCGCGAAGACATTCGGCCTGAATACTTCGTCGGCGGAACTCGCTGTAGACTACCGGATAGAGAATTCTACCTACATGGATTCGAGATGTTTCTTTGGAACGATATTCGAGTTTGGCCTGCTTGGCGAGGATTCGGGCAAGATTACCATCGATGGCTTTGACCTGAAATGGGACGGGAAGAGCCCGATGGTCTATCCGGAGGCGAGCAAGCTCACGATTCACGATTATGGTCGCAAGTGTGTTGTCACGATGAAGTTCGGCTCGCCCGCAGCGGTGTTCGTGGGGGCGATATTCGGCGCTTCGTCTGCTGCTGCACCCGAGATGTACCAGGGGGTGCGCGTGTATCCCTTCTGGCGTACGGCTCTGACCGTTGCCGAAGAAAAGAAGTTCAAGATAAACATATCGGTTTCGAAGGGGTAA
- a CDS encoding phospholipid-binding protein MlaC — protein MIRKMFVLLSLASVLAFAADDPVNAVKKKDAELQTLLKKSSRNAKETERVKSLLNDSFDFALLAKKSLSKGDWDKQDAASQEKFVAEFQRMVRNSSAKRLELYRADSTIYEPAKMKGSDEARVVAHLWNKGKESVLEYKMSLVNGNWKAWDLVIDDLSTARNYKEQFGQILKTKSFAELIDIISKKADEAEK, from the coding sequence ATGATTAGGAAGATGTTTGTGCTGCTTTCGCTCGCATCGGTGCTGGCTTTTGCTGCCGATGATCCCGTAAATGCAGTGAAGAAGAAGGATGCGGAGCTCCAGACGCTCCTTAAGAAGTCTAGCCGCAACGCGAAGGAAACGGAACGCGTCAAGTCGTTGCTGAACGATTCCTTCGACTTCGCGCTCCTGGCGAAGAAGTCGCTTTCGAAGGGCGACTGGGACAAGCAGGATGCCGCCTCGCAGGAGAAGTTCGTTGCGGAATTCCAGCGCATGGTCCGTAATTCTAGCGCCAAGCGCCTGGAACTCTACCGCGCGGATTCTACCATCTATGAACCCGCGAAGATGAAGGGCTCGGACGAGGCCCGCGTGGTCGCTCATCTCTGGAACAAGGGCAAGGAATCTGTGCTTGAATACAAGATGAGCCTCGTGAACGGCAACTGGAAGGCCTGGGACTTGGTAATCGATGACCTTTCGACTGCCCGTAACTACAAGGAACAGTTCGGCCAGATTCTCAAGACCAAGAGCTTTGCCGAACTCATTGACATTATTAGCAAGAAGGCTGACGAAGCCGAGAAGTGA
- a CDS encoding tRNA-dihydrouridine synthase, whose translation MFPNTILSPMDGVTDAPFRRLCRVLSGNRMGLLVSEFVPTDGDAVFNLEGHKQLRFFPEERPFGVQIFGRFPDKMADAARKIAVALKPDYIEVNAGCPAPKVAGKGSGSGLLRDLPRLQEILHDVRAALDGCGVDMPLTLKCRIGWDSESINVLETLRIAEGEGVEMLTVHGRTRLQGYNGLADWDWIGKAAAAAKIPVIGNGDVNSVEVACERIQNYGVSGVAIGRGAMHNPWIFGQIADAWEGKLKRVITAGEALDVFKLYYGFKIEDGSTDKGAEGRLKQLAARLCKGFCLDGATSGKEGADDVAMQVRQALLSSSCAAELLDRAQSLKEGLAKDLVFDPGRLVNLNGAKETELKFGDQFKGR comes from the coding sequence GTGTTCCCGAATACTATCCTCAGTCCGATGGACGGAGTGACGGATGCGCCCTTCCGCAGGCTTTGCAGGGTGCTCTCCGGCAACCGCATGGGGCTCCTGGTTTCGGAGTTCGTGCCGACGGACGGCGATGCCGTATTCAACCTGGAAGGCCATAAGCAGCTCCGGTTTTTCCCGGAAGAAAGGCCCTTTGGGGTGCAGATTTTTGGGCGTTTCCCCGACAAGATGGCGGATGCAGCCCGGAAGATTGCCGTAGCGCTCAAGCCAGATTACATCGAGGTGAATGCGGGCTGCCCGGCGCCGAAGGTGGCGGGCAAGGGCAGCGGATCGGGCCTTTTGCGCGACCTGCCGCGCCTGCAGGAGATTTTGCACGACGTGCGTGCCGCGCTGGACGGTTGCGGGGTAGATATGCCCCTTACGCTCAAGTGCCGCATCGGCTGGGATAGCGAGAGCATCAACGTGCTGGAAACCCTCCGGATTGCCGAGGGCGAGGGCGTTGAAATGCTTACGGTGCACGGTCGTACCCGCCTGCAGGGGTACAACGGCCTCGCCGACTGGGACTGGATTGGGAAGGCTGCCGCTGCCGCGAAGATTCCTGTAATCGGGAATGGCGACGTGAACAGCGTGGAGGTCGCCTGCGAGCGTATTCAAAATTACGGCGTGTCCGGTGTGGCCATCGGGCGCGGCGCCATGCACAACCCGTGGATTTTCGGGCAGATTGCAGACGCCTGGGAAGGTAAGCTGAAGCGCGTGATTACCGCGGGCGAGGCGCTCGACGTGTTCAAGCTTTACTACGGCTTCAAGATCGAGGACGGCAGTACCGACAAGGGTGCCGAGGGCAGGCTCAAGCAGCTTGCGGCAAGGCTTTGCAAGGGGTTCTGCTTGGATGGCGCAACTTCTGGCAAGGAAGGTGCTGACGATGTCGCGATGCAGGTGAGGCAAGCGCTCCTTTCGAGCAGCTGTGCCGCCGAACTCTTGGACCGTGCGCAGTCCCTCAAGGAAGGCCTCGCGAAAGACCTCGTGTTCGACCCTGGCCGCCTCGTGAACCTGAACGGTGCCAAGGAAACCGAACTTAAGTTTGGCGACCAGTTCAAAGGACGATAA
- a CDS encoding TolC family protein, which yields MFRCVVVLLLATLAFSGEVRYDCMRFVEEGLAKDPQLAESKHATEEKKNKLAALTSEVILPTFYVSTMVGPAPGLKESVDNWGDTVDVYDFTRMGPFWGVEGKFIQPLNFGQYRSGKKALEADLKQKTMAVEQEIHKKDVELQTYYYNYLLAKEMQKLAADAQKRVDDAYEKLEEALDDDDPNVSQMDLLNLKAKMYSVKEGVTDAELGMKRIQLAIRFSLALPEGDTFEAEDTCLTARPEPLPTLDDVRDHTIKYHPELKQLAAGLDARKLQMDLAEAKLAPEFFIMGKFEYVKSWAGNRKVMVKNAFAEDAVNKLSGYIGVGLRYRLNFWKDWAAFRAARTEYRGLQMKEDYAAIGLVAKAEEQYYQTVAAKEKMDALRESLRASDAILKGAAMQYDLDKSKTGDLVSAYTQNVSLQKDYYFAVCKYNVEFAQLVSRMGMSLKEFHQEYMGK from the coding sequence ATGTTCCGCTGTGTGGTAGTCCTTCTGTTGGCGACTTTGGCTTTTTCTGGCGAAGTCCGTTACGACTGTATGCGGTTTGTAGAAGAAGGGCTGGCCAAGGATCCGCAACTGGCGGAATCCAAGCATGCTACCGAAGAAAAGAAGAACAAACTTGCTGCGCTCACTTCCGAGGTGATTCTGCCGACATTCTACGTATCGACCATGGTGGGTCCCGCCCCCGGCCTCAAGGAATCGGTGGACAACTGGGGAGATACGGTGGATGTCTATGACTTTACGAGAATGGGCCCGTTCTGGGGTGTCGAGGGAAAGTTCATCCAGCCGCTAAACTTTGGCCAGTACCGTTCGGGCAAGAAGGCACTCGAAGCCGACCTGAAGCAGAAAACGATGGCGGTGGAGCAGGAAATCCACAAGAAGGATGTGGAACTGCAGACCTACTATTATAACTACCTGCTCGCGAAGGAAATGCAGAAACTGGCTGCCGATGCGCAGAAACGTGTGGATGATGCCTACGAGAAACTCGAGGAAGCGCTTGACGATGATGACCCGAACGTTTCGCAGATGGACCTCCTGAACCTAAAGGCGAAAATGTACTCGGTGAAGGAAGGCGTGACGGATGCGGAACTGGGTATGAAGCGTATCCAGCTTGCTATCCGTTTTTCGCTCGCATTGCCCGAGGGCGACACTTTTGAGGCCGAAGATACCTGCCTTACGGCAAGGCCAGAGCCGCTCCCGACACTCGACGATGTCCGCGATCATACGATCAAGTATCACCCTGAACTCAAGCAACTTGCTGCAGGGCTGGATGCACGCAAACTCCAGATGGACCTGGCCGAGGCGAAACTTGCGCCCGAGTTCTTTATCATGGGCAAGTTCGAATACGTGAAGAGCTGGGCAGGCAACCGCAAGGTGATGGTGAAGAACGCCTTTGCCGAAGACGCGGTGAACAAACTTTCGGGCTATATCGGCGTGGGCTTGCGCTACCGCCTGAACTTCTGGAAGGACTGGGCTGCATTCCGGGCGGCTCGCACGGAATATCGTGGCTTGCAGATGAAGGAAGACTATGCGGCGATTGGCCTTGTGGCGAAAGCCGAGGAACAGTACTACCAGACTGTCGCAGCCAAGGAAAAGATGGACGCGCTCAGGGAAAGCCTCCGTGCTTCCGATGCCATCCTGAAGGGGGCGGCGATGCAGTACGATTTGGACAAGTCCAAGACAGGTGACCTGGTCTCGGCCTATACGCAGAATGTATCTTTGCAGAAGGACTACTATTTTGCAGTCTGCAAGTACAACGTGGAATTTGCTCAACTCGTGTCCAGGATGGGCATGTCGCTCAAGGAATTCCATCAGGAATACATGGGCAAATAA
- a CDS encoding lytic transglycosylase domain-containing protein — protein sequence MKSSVRISGPVIAVAFAVSFLAILVFANLWLVRKNELSDLAAQELALRSDLQRLDTWGRWTIEYVKIDKALAYLSKGRISPETRLELTELIWKNAHSYSTDPLLILAVVAQESHGNPNARGRMQSGAFSGALGLMQIKLETAQKMGRRFGLNIQTTEDLMKPEVNVIVGTAYLIRLIAKYGNWKDALIAYNIGHSAVDRMQELNRPLPTGYYEHVMEKYRNLSHIDFLADR from the coding sequence GTGAAAAGTAGCGTGCGGATTTCGGGACCGGTTATTGCCGTCGCCTTTGCCGTTTCGTTCCTTGCGATACTTGTATTCGCCAACTTGTGGCTTGTACGTAAAAACGAACTTTCCGACCTGGCTGCGCAGGAACTTGCCTTGCGGAGCGACCTCCAGAGGCTCGATACCTGGGGCCGCTGGACTATCGAATACGTGAAGATTGACAAGGCGCTAGCCTACCTGTCCAAGGGACGCATATCTCCTGAAACGCGTCTGGAACTGACGGAACTCATCTGGAAGAATGCTCACTCGTATTCGACGGACCCTCTCCTGATTTTGGCAGTCGTGGCTCAGGAAAGCCATGGAAATCCCAATGCCCGCGGGCGCATGCAGTCGGGGGCATTTTCGGGTGCGCTCGGGTTAATGCAGATCAAGCTCGAGACGGCGCAAAAGATGGGTCGCCGGTTCGGTCTCAATATCCAGACGACGGAAGACCTGATGAAACCCGAGGTGAACGTGATTGTGGGCACTGCCTACCTTATCCGTCTCATCGCGAAGTACGGCAACTGGAAAGATGCGCTTATAGCCTATAACATCGGGCATTCGGCTGTAGACAGGATGCAGGAACTGAACCGGCCGCTGCCTACAGGCTACTACGAGCATGTGATGGAAAAGTACAGGAACCTTTCGCATATAGATTTTCTTGCGGACAGGTAA
- a CDS encoding pseudouridine synthase yields MPALTLDRLLASIGFGSRKEARALVRMGFVELDGKVLDDPFMEFKERPECITVNGEEVTTQEKLYVMLHKPTDVECSHNPRDHESVYSLLPDRFTAMGIQSVGRLDADSEGLLLLSNQGDFIHRVESPKKGMLKYYRVGLARPFTAEQEAELLKGVMLKDERRPVLAREIRVEGDTVVIAIGEGLYHQVRRMFAAVGNHVLTLKREAIGPVALDETLGRGGWRFLTEAEIASLM; encoded by the coding sequence ATGCCCGCTTTGACTTTGGACCGCCTTCTGGCAAGTATCGGATTTGGAAGCCGCAAGGAAGCCCGCGCACTGGTGCGCATGGGCTTTGTGGAACTGGACGGCAAGGTCCTGGACGACCCGTTCATGGAGTTCAAGGAACGGCCCGAGTGCATTACCGTGAACGGCGAGGAGGTCACCACGCAGGAGAAACTCTACGTGATGCTCCACAAGCCGACCGACGTGGAATGCAGTCACAACCCGCGCGACCATGAATCGGTGTATTCGCTGTTGCCCGACCGCTTTACCGCGATGGGCATCCAGAGTGTGGGTCGCCTGGACGCAGATTCGGAAGGCCTTTTGCTCCTGAGCAACCAGGGGGACTTTATCCACAGGGTCGAGAGCCCCAAGAAGGGTATGCTCAAGTATTACCGCGTGGGCCTTGCGCGCCCGTTTACCGCCGAGCAGGAAGCCGAACTTTTGAAGGGCGTGATGCTCAAGGACGAACGCCGCCCAGTGCTTGCCCGGGAAATCCGGGTGGAAGGCGATACCGTGGTGATAGCAATCGGCGAGGGACTGTACCACCAGGTCCGGCGCATGTTTGCCGCCGTAGGGAACCACGTGCTGACGCTCAAGCGGGAGGCCATCGGACCTGTGGCGCTGGATGAGACGCTGGGAAGGGGTGGATGGCGTTTTTTAACCGAGGCCGAAATCGCCTCGCTGATGTAA
- a CDS encoding HU family DNA-binding protein: MPNITKQALIQEIAKSTGFVRNDIKTVVEQFLDLVGEKLIEGNTIEIRGFGTFACKPRKARPARNPRTGETVQIEERMVPTFKFSNDIKDKINALEGVIGEAVEAPEEVTAESEI; the protein is encoded by the coding sequence GTGCCAAACATAACAAAACAAGCCCTTATCCAAGAGATTGCCAAATCCACCGGATTTGTGCGTAACGATATCAAGACCGTCGTCGAGCAGTTCCTCGACCTGGTCGGCGAAAAACTCATCGAAGGCAACACCATCGAAATCCGCGGTTTCGGTACGTTCGCCTGCAAGCCCCGCAAGGCACGCCCCGCAAGGAACCCGCGTACCGGCGAGACGGTGCAGATCGAAGAACGCATGGTGCCCACCTTCAAGTTCAGTAACGATATCAAGGACAAGATCAACGCTCTCGAAGGTGTCATCGGCGAAGCCGTCGAAGCCCCCGAAGAAGTCACGGCCGAGTCCGAAATCTAG